One part of the Streptococcus sp. oral taxon 431 genome encodes these proteins:
- a CDS encoding potassium channel family protein produces MSDRTIGILGLGIFGSSVLATLAKHDINIIAIDNHEERINQFEPVLVRGVVGDITDEELLLSAGIDTCDTVVVATGENLESSVLAVMHCKSLGVPTVIAKVKSHTAKKVLEKIGADSVISPEFEMGRSLAQTILFNNSVDVFQLDKNVSIVEMKIPQSWSGKSLSQLDLRGRYNLNILGFRDYENAPLDVQFGPNDLLKPDTYIMAVINNQYLDTLANLSE; encoded by the coding sequence ATGTCAGATCGGACAATCGGAATTTTAGGCTTGGGTATTTTTGGGAGTAGTGTTCTGGCTACTCTCGCCAAGCATGATATAAATATTATCGCTATTGACAACCATGAGGAACGAATCAATCAATTTGAACCAGTCTTGGTGCGTGGTGTTGTTGGAGATATCACAGATGAGGAACTCTTGTTATCAGCTGGAATTGATACCTGCGATACCGTAGTCGTCGCAACTGGTGAAAATCTAGAGTCTAGTGTTCTTGCAGTCATGCATTGCAAGAGTCTAGGGGTGCCGACTGTTATTGCTAAGGTTAAAAGCCATACAGCAAAAAAAGTCCTTGAAAAAATCGGTGCAGACTCAGTCATTTCACCAGAGTTTGAGATGGGTCGTTCGTTGGCACAGACGATTCTCTTTAATAACAGTGTAGATGTCTTTCAGTTGGACAAGAATGTCTCAATTGTCGAGATGAAAATTCCACAATCGTGGTCAGGTAAGAGTCTAAGTCAACTTGATCTTCGAGGACGGTACAATCTCAATATCCTCGGTTTTCGTGACTACGAAAATGCTCCCTTAGATGTACAGTTTGGACCAAATGATTTATTAAAACCGGATACCTATATCATGGCGGTGATTAATAACCAATATTTGGATACCCTAGCAAACCTTAGTGAGTAG
- a CDS encoding DUF3290 family protein → MKFYSYDYVLSQISQQNWTMIIVSTFLVIVTGFFAFKAFKDKRGSKFRELSLISILTLIAFVLISITNFQNSQSNDNQFRSSLHFIEIVSKELGVDKKDIYVNTSATTDGAIIKVGDNFYRAISGTDQDSYLLEKMELYKSDVELVEVEK, encoded by the coding sequence ATGAAATTCTATTCATATGACTATGTTCTCAGTCAGATTAGTCAACAGAATTGGACCATGATTATTGTGTCGACATTCTTAGTGATTGTGACTGGATTCTTTGCATTTAAGGCTTTCAAAGATAAAAGAGGGAGTAAGTTCCGTGAATTATCGCTCATTTCTATTTTGACGTTAATTGCTTTTGTATTGATTAGCATTACGAATTTTCAAAACAGCCAATCCAATGATAATCAATTTCGTAGTTCCTTACACTTCATCGAGATTGTATCAAAAGAGTTAGGTGTTGATAAAAAAGATATTTATGTCAATACTTCAGCTACTACTGATGGAGCTATTATTAAGGTTGGCGACAATTTTTATCGTGCCATTAGCGGGACTGACCAAGATAGCTATTTGTTAGAAAAGATGGAACTCTATAAATCAGACGTTGAACTCGTGGAGGTTGAAAAATGA
- the nagA gene encoding N-acetylglucosamine-6-phosphate deacetylase, producing the protein MPKYIKADQFFYPHGIRRGGYLELIDGKFGKHVEEISDDAEILDYSGYSIAPGLVDTHIHGFGGVDVMDNNIEGTLHTMSEGLLSTGVTSFLPTTLTSSYEQLLAVTENIGARYQEASGAKIRGIYFEGPYFTEEFKGAQNPAYMKDPRMDEFRAWQKAANGLLNKIALAPERDGVEDFVRTITGEGVTVALGHSNATFDEAKKAVDAGASVWVHAYNGMRGLTHRELGMVGAMYELPHTYAELICDGHHVDPKACEILLKQKGTENIALITDCMTAGGLQDGDYMLGEFPVVVANGTARLKSTGNLAGSILKLKDGLKNVVEWGIANPHEAVMMASLNPAKSVHIDDVCGQIREGYDADFIVLDKDLELVATYLDGEKRYQA; encoded by the coding sequence ATGCCTAAGTATATTAAAGCTGATCAATTTTTCTATCCACATGGTATTCGTCGTGGAGGTTATTTGGAACTTATTGATGGCAAGTTTGGTAAGCATGTTGAAGAGATTTCGGATGATGCAGAAATTTTAGACTACTCTGGTTACAGCATTGCACCGGGTCTAGTTGATACACACATTCATGGTTTTGGTGGTGTCGATGTTATGGATAATAATATCGAAGGTACACTTCATACGATGAGTGAAGGCCTTCTTAGCACAGGTGTTACTAGTTTCTTACCAACTACACTAACTTCATCATACGAACAATTGCTGGCTGTTACTGAAAACATTGGTGCACGCTATCAAGAAGCATCTGGTGCTAAGATTCGTGGTATTTATTTTGAAGGACCTTACTTCACCGAAGAATTTAAGGGGGCTCAAAATCCTGCCTATATGAAAGATCCACGTATGGATGAATTTCGCGCTTGGCAAAAGGCTGCTAATGGTCTTCTTAATAAAATTGCTCTTGCACCTGAACGTGATGGTGTTGAGGATTTTGTACGTACAATTACTGGTGAAGGTGTAACTGTTGCTCTTGGTCACTCTAATGCTACCTTTGATGAAGCAAAAAAAGCTGTTGATGCCGGGGCTAGTGTTTGGGTTCATGCCTATAATGGAATGCGTGGTTTAACACACCGCGAACTTGGTATGGTTGGTGCTATGTATGAGTTACCACACACTTATGCAGAATTGATTTGTGATGGTCATCACGTGGATCCTAAGGCTTGCGAAATTCTTCTTAAACAAAAAGGAACTGAAAATATTGCCCTTATCACTGACTGTATGACAGCAGGCGGTTTGCAAGATGGCGATTATATGTTAGGTGAATTTCCAGTTGTAGTTGCAAATGGGACTGCTCGCCTTAAATCTACAGGTAACTTGGCAGGTTCCATTCTCAAACTTAAAGATGGTTTGAAAAATGTCGTTGAGTGGGGAATTGCAAATCCTCATGAAGCAGTCATGATGGCTAGTCTGAACCCAGCTAAATCAGTTCATATCGATGACGTCTGTGGACAAATTCGTGAAGGCTACGATGCTGACTTTATCGTGCTAGATAAAGATTTGGAATTAGTAGCAACTTATCTAGATGGTGAAAAACGTTATCAAGCATAA
- a CDS encoding sigma-70 family RNA polymerase sigma factor, producing MLEKYYEKVKGIVHRCRKDYYLHLWEKEDWDQEGLICLYELLEAHPELVEEEKKLYVYFKTKFRNRILDSVRKQESQKRRLDRMAYEEVGEISHRLPEGGLWLDDYYALHELLDSYRRKLPQDKQEAYERLWADERFKGRKAMLKELQEVIQ from the coding sequence ATGCTTGAAAAGTATTATGAGAAAGTAAAAGGTATTGTCCATAGATGCCGAAAAGATTATTATCTCCACCTGTGGGAAAAAGAGGATTGGGATCAAGAAGGACTGATCTGTCTCTATGAACTCCTCGAGGCTCATCCAGAATTAGTGGAAGAGGAAAAGAAGCTCTACGTCTACTTCAAAACAAAATTTCGCAATCGAATCCTAGATAGCGTCAGAAAACAAGAGAGTCAAAAACGTCGCCTGGACCGTATGGCCTATGAAGAAGTAGGCGAGATTAGCCATCGCCTACCAGAAGGAGGATTGTGGCTGGATGATTACTACGCCCTTCATGAATTGTTGGATAGTTATAGAAGAAAGTTACCACAAGATAAGCAAGAAGCCTATGAACGCCTCTGGGCAGATGAGCGTTTCAAGGGACGCAAAGCCATGCTGAAAGAGTTACAGGAAGTAATTCAGTAG
- a CDS encoding TrkH family potassium uptake protein produces MLLKSIVEKINTILGRLSPARRIFLSFALVILLGSLLLSLPFVQATSSQATYFDHLFTAVSMVCVTGLFTQPVATTYNIWGQLICMFLIQIGGLGLMTFIGVFYIQSKQKLSLRSRETILESFSYGETQSLMVFIRSIFLTTFIVEGLGAFLLSFRFVPEFGWGRGIFTSIFVAISAFCNAGFDNFGSTSLLAFQTDPLINLVIAGLIITGGLGFMVWFDLATQLGKKKKRRLRFHTKLVLFLTAGILFAGTVSTLLIEWNNSGTIGNLSIPDKLLVSFFQTVSMRTAGFASIDFTQARPVTLMIYILQMFLGGAPGGTAGGLKITTFFVLLVFARSELLGLPHANVARRTIEPRTVQKSFSVFIIFLITFLSGLILVGITAEGNPRFIYLMFETISALATVGVTANLTPELGKLALSVIMLLMFVGRIGPLTLLVSLAEYRPDKKDMIHYMKADITIG; encoded by the coding sequence ATGTTATTAAAATCAATTGTTGAAAAAATAAATACCATTCTAGGGCGTTTATCACCCGCTCGGAGAATCTTTTTAAGTTTTGCTTTGGTTATCCTCTTGGGGTCTCTCCTTTTGAGTCTGCCATTTGTGCAAGCAACAAGCTCCCAAGCAACCTATTTCGACCATCTCTTTACAGCAGTATCCATGGTCTGTGTGACAGGACTCTTTACTCAACCAGTAGCTACTACATATAACATCTGGGGTCAGTTAATCTGTATGTTTTTGATCCAGATTGGTGGTTTGGGTCTCATGACCTTTATAGGGGTCTTTTATATTCAAAGCAAGCAAAAGCTCAGCCTTCGTAGCCGTGAAACAATTCTGGAGAGCTTTAGTTATGGAGAAACTCAGTCTTTAATGGTTTTCATACGTTCGATTTTTTTGACGACTTTTATCGTTGAAGGACTCGGAGCCTTCTTGTTAAGTTTTCGTTTTGTTCCGGAATTTGGTTGGGGCCGAGGGATTTTTACCTCTATCTTCGTAGCTATTTCAGCTTTCTGTAATGCTGGATTTGATAATTTTGGTAGCACGAGTTTGCTAGCCTTTCAGACAGACCCATTGATTAATTTAGTGATAGCAGGCTTGATTATTACGGGTGGTCTAGGTTTCATGGTTTGGTTCGACTTGGCTACCCAATTAGGAAAGAAGAAAAAGCGTCGTCTTCGTTTCCATACTAAGCTAGTCCTCTTCTTAACAGCGGGGATTTTATTTGCTGGAACAGTTTCAACCCTCTTGATAGAGTGGAACAATTCGGGAACGATTGGCAATCTCAGCATCCCTGATAAATTGCTAGTCAGCTTTTTCCAAACAGTTAGCATGAGAACGGCAGGTTTTGCTTCTATTGATTTTACTCAGGCTAGGCCTGTTACCTTGATGATCTATATTTTGCAGATGTTTCTGGGTGGGGCACCTGGCGGTACAGCAGGGGGACTAAAAATCACAACCTTCTTTGTCTTGTTGGTATTTGCACGCAGTGAACTTTTAGGACTACCTCATGCAAATGTTGCTCGGAGAACGATTGAACCACGGACAGTTCAAAAATCATTCAGTGTTTTTATCATCTTCTTGATAACTTTTTTATCGGGCTTAATCTTAGTAGGAATAACAGCCGAGGGGAATCCGCGCTTTATCTACCTGATGTTTGAAACTATTTCAGCGCTTGCCACGGTTGGAGTAACTGCTAATTTGACACCAGAGTTAGGTAAGCTAGCGCTTAGTGTCATTATGCTACTGATGTTTGTTGGGCGAATCGGACCTCTGACGCTATTAGTTAGTTTGGCTGAGTATCGACCAGATAAGAAAGATATGATCCACTATATGAAAGCAGATATTACCATAGGATAA
- a CDS encoding sensor histidine kinase, translating into MKLKSYILVGYIISTLLTIIVVFWAVQRMLIEEREIYFLIGMTLIASFVGAGISLYLLSPVFTSLGKLKEHAKRVADKDFPSNLEVQGPVEFQQLGQAFNEMSHDLQATFDSLEESEREKGLMIAQLSHDIKTPITSIQATVEGILDGIIKEGEQAHYLATIGRQTERLNKLVEELNFLTLNTARNQEKTPGKDSIFLDQLLIECMSEFQFLIEQEERDVHLQVIPESARVDGDYAKLSRILVNLVNNAFKYSAPGTKLEVVAKLEDSRLSISVTDEGQGIAPEDLKNIFKRLYRVETSRNMKTGGHGLGLAIARELAHQLGGEITVSSQYGLGSTFTLLLNLSGNENKA; encoded by the coding sequence ATGAAATTAAAAAGTTATATTCTAGTGGGTTATATCATTTCAACACTCCTAACGATTATCGTAGTTTTTTGGGCAGTCCAGCGAATGTTAATTGAAGAAAGAGAGATTTATTTCCTGATTGGCATGACTTTAATCGCAAGTTTTGTTGGTGCTGGGATTAGTCTCTATCTCCTATCACCGGTCTTTACTTCATTGGGTAAACTCAAGGAACATGCCAAGCGAGTAGCGGACAAGGATTTTCCTTCAAATCTTGAGGTTCAAGGGCCTGTGGAATTTCAGCAATTAGGCCAAGCTTTCAATGAAATGTCCCATGATTTGCAAGCAACCTTTGATTCCTTGGAAGAAAGCGAACGAGAAAAGGGCTTGATGATTGCCCAGTTGTCGCATGATATCAAGACCCCCATCACTTCGATTCAAGCGACGGTAGAAGGGATTTTGGACGGGATTATCAAGGAAGGAGAACAAGCCCATTATCTAGCAACCATTGGACGCCAGACGGAAAGACTCAATAAACTGGTTGAGGAGTTGAATTTTTTGACCCTAAATACAGCTAGAAATCAGGAGAAGACGCCTGGAAAAGACAGCATTTTTCTGGATCAGCTCTTGATTGAGTGCATGAGTGAATTTCAATTTTTGATTGAGCAGGAGGAGAGAGATGTCCACTTGCAAGTGATTCCTGAGTCTGCTCGAGTTGACGGAGATTATGCCAAACTTTCTCGTATCTTGGTGAATCTGGTCAATAACGCTTTTAAATACTCTGCTCCAGGAACCAAGCTGGAGGTGGTAGCTAAGCTGGAGGATAGCCGGCTTTCAATCAGTGTGACCGATGAGGGACAAGGCATTGCTCCAGAGGATTTAAAGAATATTTTCAAACGCCTTTATCGTGTCGAGACTTCGCGCAATATGAAAACAGGTGGTCATGGCTTAGGTCTTGCGATTGCGCGTGAATTGGCCCATCAATTGGGTGGGGAAATTACAGTCAGTAGCCAGTACGGACTAGGAAGCACCTTTACCCTCCTTCTCAATCTCTCTGGCAATGAAAATAAAGCTTAA
- a CDS encoding response regulator transcription factor, whose translation MGKTILLVDDEVEITDIHQRYLVQAGYQVLVAHDGVEALEIFKRKSIDLIITDIMMPRMDGYDLISEVQYQSPDQPFLFITAKTSEQDKIYGLSLGADDFIAKPFSPRELVLRVHNILRRLHRGGEIEVVSLGDLRMNHGSHEAQVGDVALDLTVKSFELLWILASNPKRVFSKTDLYEKVWQEDYVDDTNTLNVHIHALRQELAKYASAETPTIKTVWGLGYKIEKARGSQ comes from the coding sequence ATGGGAAAGACCATTTTACTCGTTGACGACGAGGTAGAAATCACAGATATTCATCAACGCTATCTGGTTCAGGCAGGGTATCAGGTTTTGGTGGCTCATGATGGAGTAGAGGCCTTGGAAATCTTCAAGCGAAAATCGATTGATTTGATTATTACAGATATCATGATGCCTCGGATGGATGGTTATGATTTGATTAGTGAGGTTCAGTATCAATCTCCAGATCAGCCTTTTCTATTTATTACGGCTAAGACAAGCGAGCAGGACAAGATTTACGGCCTAAGCCTGGGGGCAGATGACTTTATTGCCAAGCCATTTAGTCCTCGTGAGCTTGTTTTACGTGTCCACAATATCTTGCGTCGCCTTCATCGTGGGGGTGAGATAGAGGTTGTCAGTCTCGGGGATTTACGAATGAATCACGGTAGTCATGAGGCTCAAGTAGGAGATGTAGCACTTGATTTGACAGTCAAATCCTTCGAGCTTTTATGGATTTTAGCCAGCAATCCAAAGCGAGTTTTCTCTAAGACAGATCTTTATGAAAAGGTCTGGCAAGAAGACTATGTGGATGATACCAATACCTTAAATGTTCATATTCATGCTCTTCGACAGGAGTTAGCTAAATATGCTAGTGCAGAAACGCCCACCATAAAAACAGTTTGGGGCTTGGGCTACAAAATTGAGAAAGCACGAGGTAGTCAATGA
- a CDS encoding SSURE domain-containing protein — protein MKFNPNQRYTRWSIRRLSVGVASVVVASGFFVLVGQPSSVRADVVNPTPTQVLPDADAVSAKSDLPVELLKEAVDTALPSEQADSTFKASLDTTSSSEKVDVADKEQVVAPKEEVQAKPESKKQTEDAVKLATNSAPVVSGQDREANEAQPATTPAEVQKGVADNTKDTVDVPASYLDKANFPGPFTAGVNQVIPYEFFAGDGMLTRLILKASDKAPWSDNGSAKNPALPPVEKLGKGLYFYEVDLAGTQGKSDKELLDLLKQNGTQSYKATIKVYGAKDGKADLSNLVATKDLTVNLNGLTTPAEVQKGVADNTKDTVDVPATYLDKANFPGPFTAGVNQVIPYEFFAGDGMLTRLILKASDKAPWSDNGSAKNPALPPVEKLGKGLYFYEVDLAGTQGKSDKELLDFLRQNGTQSYKATIKVYGAKDGKADLTNLVATKDLDINLNGLTTTAEVQKGVADNTKDTIDVPATYLDKANFPGPFTAGVNQVIPYEFFAGDGMLTRLILKASDKAPWSDNGSAKNPALPPVEKLGKGLYFYEVDLAGTQGKSDKDLLDLLKQNGTQSYKATIKVYGAKDGKADLTNLVATKDLTVNLNGHQSLVPMQSGSVLSSNGSAMPAPMMSSHQDTSKMKSKMPATSQDKMMPNKEQDKTMNASQPMATPSMKQDQVPAATSKMPDEGKMASNNKVSNPMMADQMKDQKDMLPYTGEAQPSMAPIGFLGLALAGLLGGLSLKAKKEEND, from the coding sequence ATGAAATTCAATCCAAATCAGAGATATACTCGTTGGTCTATCCGCCGTCTTAGTGTCGGTGTTGCCTCAGTTGTTGTGGCTAGTGGCTTCTTTGTTCTAGTTGGTCAACCAAGTTCAGTACGTGCCGATGTGGTCAATCCAACCCCGACTCAAGTCTTGCCAGATGCAGATGCGGTGAGTGCAAAGAGCGATTTACCAGTAGAGCTACTCAAAGAAGCAGTTGATACAGCTCTTCCTTCAGAACAGGCCGACTCAACATTTAAAGCAAGCTTGGATACTACAAGCTCTTCAGAAAAAGTGGATGTTGCTGATAAAGAGCAAGTAGTAGCGCCAAAAGAAGAAGTGCAAGCAAAGCCAGAATCTAAGAAACAGACAGAAGATGCGGTTAAACTTGCAACAAATTCTGCTCCTGTAGTCTCTGGACAAGACCGTGAAGCAAATGAAGCTCAACCAGCAACTACTCCAGCTGAAGTGCAAAAAGGCGTAGCCGACAATACCAAAGATACGGTAGACGTTCCAGCATCTTACCTGGACAAAGCCAACTTCCCTGGCCCATTCACAGCCGGTGTCAATCAAGTCATTCCATATGAATTCTTCGCTGGAGACGGCATGTTGACTCGTCTTATCTTGAAAGCTTCAGACAAGGCCCCATGGTCAGACAACGGCTCAGCCAAGAATCCCGCCCTTCCACCAGTAGAAAAATTGGGCAAAGGCCTTTACTTCTATGAAGTAGATTTGGCAGGTACCCAAGGCAAATCAGACAAAGAACTACTTGACCTCTTAAAACAAAACGGCACTCAAAGCTATAAAGCTACTATCAAAGTGTATGGCGCTAAAGATGGTAAGGCAGACTTGAGCAATCTTGTAGCGACTAAGGATTTGACAGTAAACTTGAATGGCTTGACCACTCCAGCTGAAGTGCAAAAAGGCGTGGCTGACAATACTAAAGACACAGTGGACGTCCCAGCCACTTACTTGGACAAAGCCAACTTCCCAGGTCCATTCACAGCCGGTGTCAATCAAGTCATTCCATACGAATTCTTCGCAGGTGACGGTATGTTGACCCGCCTCATTTTGAAAGCATCTGACAAGGCCCCATGGTCAGACAATGGTTCAGCTAAAAATCCCGCCCTTCCACCAGTAGAGAAATTGGGCAAAGGCCTCTACTTCTATGAAGTGGATTTGGCCGGCACTCAAGGAAAATCTGACAAAGAACTTCTTGATTTCTTAAGACAAAACGGCACTCAAAGTTACAAGGCAACTATCAAAGTGTACGGTGCGAAGGATGGTAAGGCCGATTTGACAAATCTCGTAGCGACTAAGGATTTGGATATCAACTTGAACGGCTTGACTACAACAGCTGAAGTTCAAAAAGGCGTAGCCGACAACACTAAAGACACAATAGATGTTCCAGCTACTTACTTGGACAAAGCGAACTTCCCAGGCCCATTTACAGCTGGCGTCAATCAAGTTATTCCATACGAATTCTTCGCTGGTGACGGTATGTTGACTCGTCTTATTTTGAAAGCCTCCGATAAGGCCCCATGGTCAGACAACGGTTCAGCCAAAAATCCCGCCCTTCCACCAGTAGAAAAATTGGGCAAAGGTCTTTACTTCTATGAAGTAGATTTGGCTGGCACTCAAGGTAAATCAGACAAAGACTTGCTTGACCTCTTAAAACAAAACGGCACTCAAAGCTATAAAGCTACTATCAAAGTGTACGGCGCTAAAGATGGTAAGGCCGATTTGACTAACCTAGTAGCGACTAAAGATTTGACAGTGAACTTGAATGGACATCAGTCTCTTGTTCCGATGCAGTCAGGTTCCGTCCTATCTTCTAATGGTTCAGCTATGCCGGCTCCAATGATGAGTAGTCATCAAGATACGTCTAAGATGAAATCTAAAATGCCAGCTACTAGCCAGGATAAGATGATGCCTAATAAAGAGCAAGATAAAACCATGAATGCTAGCCAGCCTATGGCAACACCAAGTATGAAGCAAGATCAAGTTCCAGCAGCCACAAGCAAAATGCCTGATGAAGGCAAGATGGCATCTAATAACAAGGTGTCAAATCCGATGATGGCTGATCAAATGAAAGACCAAAAAGACATGCTTCCATATACTGGTGAAGCCCAACCATCAATGGCTCCTATTGGCTTCCTTGGACTCGCCTTGGCCGGACTACTAGGTGGCCTCAGTTTGAAAGCTAAAAAAGAGGAAAATGACTAG
- a CDS encoding DUF421 domain-containing protein: MISFFATIAIKLALGLLSLVFVINVTGKGNLAPSSAVDQIQNFVLGGIIGGVIYNSSITIIQYIVILIIWTILILLLKWLNTNVSFIKHLIDGKPTIIIKNGTLDPEACRSKGLAAADVALKLRAQGIFQLKDVKRAVIEQNGQLIVVRMGDENPKYPVITDGVVQVEILETIGKSEEWLTEKLKEEGFEEVSNIFIAEYDKGQLNIVTY; this comes from the coding sequence ATGATAAGCTTTTTTGCTACGATTGCAATTAAATTGGCCTTGGGGCTACTTTCTCTTGTTTTTGTTATTAACGTAACAGGTAAAGGAAATTTAGCACCAAGTTCTGCAGTAGATCAAATCCAGAACTTTGTTCTCGGGGGTATTATCGGTGGGGTTATCTACAATAGCTCGATTACCATCATCCAATACATTGTTATCCTCATTATTTGGACTATTCTCATTTTACTCCTTAAATGGTTGAATACCAATGTTTCCTTCATCAAACATCTGATTGACGGGAAACCTACGATTATCATTAAAAATGGAACATTAGATCCAGAAGCCTGTCGCTCAAAAGGTCTAGCTGCTGCTGATGTTGCTCTTAAATTGCGCGCTCAAGGAATCTTTCAATTAAAGGATGTCAAGAGAGCTGTGATTGAGCAAAATGGACAGCTAATTGTTGTAAGAATGGGTGACGAAAATCCTAAGTACCCAGTCATTACAGACGGTGTTGTCCAAGTTGAAATCCTAGAAACCATTGGCAAATCCGAGGAGTGGCTAACTGAGAAATTGAAAGAAGAAGGTTTCGAAGAAGTCTCAAATATCTTTATCGCTGAATATGATAAAGGTCAATTGAATATTGTAACCTATTAA
- the rpsD gene encoding 30S ribosomal protein S4, giving the protein MSRYTGPSWKQARRLGLSLTGTGKELARRNYVPGQHGPNNRSKLSEYGLQLAEKQKLRFTYGVGEKQFRNLFVQATKIKGGILGFNFMLLLERRLDNVVYRLGLATTRRQARQFVNHGHILVDGKRVDIPSYRVTPGQVISVREKSLKVPAILEAVEATLGRPAFVSFDAEKLEGSLTRLPERDEINPEINEALVVEFYNKML; this is encoded by the coding sequence ATGTCACGTTATACAGGACCATCTTGGAAACAAGCTCGTCGCCTTGGCCTTTCACTTACAGGTACAGGTAAAGAATTGGCACGTCGTAACTACGTACCAGGACAACACGGACCAAACAACCGTTCTAAATTGTCAGAATACGGTTTGCAATTGGCTGAAAAACAAAAACTTCGCTTCACTTACGGTGTAGGTGAAAAACAATTCCGTAACTTGTTCGTACAAGCTACAAAAATCAAAGGCGGAATCCTAGGTTTCAACTTCATGCTTCTTTTGGAACGCCGTTTGGATAACGTTGTTTACCGTCTTGGTCTTGCGACTACTCGTCGTCAAGCTCGTCAATTCGTAAACCACGGTCACATCCTTGTTGACGGAAAACGCGTTGATATTCCATCATATCGCGTAACTCCAGGTCAAGTGATCTCAGTTCGTGAAAAATCATTGAAAGTTCCAGCTATCCTTGAAGCAGTAGAAGCTACTCTTGGACGTCCAGCATTCGTATCATTCGATGCTGAAAAATTGGAAGGTTCATTGACTCGTTTGCCAGAACGCGATGAAATCAACCCAGAAATTAACGAAGCACTTGTCGTTGAATTCTACAACAAAATGCTTTAA
- a CDS encoding CsbD family protein, which produces MSIEEKFNQAKGSVKEGFGKLTGDTKTQAEGAAEKVASKAKEVAEDAKEAVEGAVSGVKNIFKKDGE; this is translated from the coding sequence ATGTCAATCGAAGAAAAATTCAACCAAGCTAAAGGTTCTGTTAAAGAAGGTTTTGGTAAACTAACTGGCGATACAAAAACTCAAGCAGAAGGAGCTGCAGAAAAGGTAGCTTCAAAAGCTAAAGAAGTTGCTGAAGATGCAAAAGAAGCTGTCGAAGGCGCAGTATCTGGCGTGAAAAACATCTTTAAAAAAGACGGAGAATAG
- a CDS encoding nucleoside phosphorylase, with protein sequence MIQKHAIPILEFDDNPQAVIMPNHEGLDLQLPKKCIYAFLEEEIDRYAQEIGAECVGEFVSATKTYPVYVMSYKGEEVCLAQAPVGSAPAAQFMDWLIGYGVEKIISTGTCGVLSNIEENAFLVPVRALRDEGASYHYAPPSRYMDVHVQAISAIEQVLEQLGIPYEEVMTWSTDGFYRETAEKVAYRKEEGCVVVEMECAALAAVAQLRGAVWGELLFTADSLADLDNYDQRDWGAEAFDKALELCLEIVSHM encoded by the coding sequence ATGATTCAAAAACATGCCATTCCTATTTTAGAATTTGATGACAATCCTCAGGCAGTCATCATGCCAAATCACGAAGGATTAGATTTACAATTGCCAAAGAAGTGTATCTATGCATTTTTGGAGGAGGAGATTGACCGCTACGCCCAGGAAATAGGAGCAGAGTGCGTTGGCGAGTTTGTGTCTGCCACTAAAACCTATCCTGTTTATGTCATGAGTTACAAGGGTGAGGAAGTATGTCTGGCCCAGGCTCCTGTTGGTTCTGCCCCTGCGGCCCAGTTTATGGATTGGTTGATTGGTTACGGTGTGGAGAAAATCATCTCCACGGGAACCTGCGGGGTGCTGAGTAATATAGAAGAAAATGCTTTTCTAGTTCCAGTTCGAGCCCTACGCGATGAAGGAGCCAGCTACCATTATGCACCACCTTCTCGTTATATGGATGTGCATGTTCAAGCAATTTCTGCTATCGAACAAGTTTTGGAACAACTAGGTATCCCTTACGAGGAAGTCATGACTTGGTCGACAGACGGATTTTACCGAGAAACAGCTGAAAAAGTTGCTTATCGCAAGGAAGAAGGCTGCGTAGTTGTGGAGATGGAGTGTGCAGCTCTTGCGGCAGTAGCTCAGCTTCGCGGAGCAGTTTGGGGTGAGTTGTTGTTTACGGCAGATTCTTTGGCAGATCTTGATAACTATGACCAACGCGATTGGGGTGCAGAAGCTTTTGATAAGGCCTTAGAACTCTGTCTTGAAATCGTTAGTCATATGTGA